A window of Equus przewalskii isolate Varuska chromosome 18, EquPr2, whole genome shotgun sequence contains these coding sequences:
- the PTX3 gene encoding pentraxin-related protein PTX3, whose translation MHLPAILFCVLWSVVSAENSDDYELMYVNLDNEIDNGLHPTEDPTPCDCRREDSEWDKLFTMLENSQMREGMLLQATDDVLRGELQRLREELGRLAGRLAGPCAPAAPAEAGLARALAELQQESRDAGRRLARLEGAALEELRQTRADLRALQAGAAPRWLPAGCETAVLFPMRSKKIFGSVHPARPLRLESFSACIWVKATDVLNKTILFSYGTKRNPYEIQLYLSSQSIVFVVGGEESKLVADTVVSLGRWTHLCSTWNSEKGRTSLWVDGELVASTVEMATGHVVPEGGILQIGQEKNGCCVGGGFDETLAFSGRLTGFNIWDHVLSNEEIRETGGAESCHIRGNVVGWGVTEIQPHGGAQYVS comes from the exons ATGCATCTCCCTGCGATTCTGTTTTGTGTTCTCTGGTCTGTAGTGTCGGCCGAGAACTCGGACGATTATGAGCTCATGTATGTGAACTTGGACAACGAAATAGACAATGGACTCCATCCCACCGAGGACC CCACGCCGTGCGACTGCCGCCGGGAGGACTCCGAGTGGGACAAGCTCTTCACCATGCTGGAGAACTCGCAGATGCGGGAGGGCATGCTGCTGCAGGCCACTGACGACGTGCTGCGCGGCGAGCTGCAGAGGCTGCGGGAGGAGCTGGGCCGGCTGGCCGGCCGCCTGGCGGGGCCGTGCGCGCCCGCGGCCCCCGCGGAGGCCGGGCTGGCCCGCGCGCTGGCCGAGCTGCAGCAGGAGAGCCGGGACGCGGGCCGGCGGCTGGCGCGCCTGGAGGGCGCGGCGCTCGAGGAGCTGCGGCAGACGCGCGCCGACCTGCGCGCCCTGCAGGCCGGGGCGGCCCCGCGCTGGCTGCCCGCAG GTTGTGAAACAGCGGTTTTGTTCCCAATGCGTTCCAAGAAGATTTTTGGAAGCGTGCATCCGGCGAGACCACTGAGGCTTGAGTCTTTTAGTGCCTGCATTTGGGTCAAAGCCACAGACGTATTAAACAAAACCATCCTGTTTTCCTATGGCACAAAGAGGAATCCATATGAGATCCAGCTGTACCTCAGCTCCCAGTCCATAGTGTTTGtggtgggtggagaggagagcAAGCTGGTCGCTGATACTGTGGTTTCCCTGGGGAGGTGGACCCATCTGTGCAGCACCTGGAATTCAGAGAAAGGGCGCACGTCCTTGTGGGTAGACGGTGAACTGGTGGCTTCCACTGTCGAGATGGCCACAGGTCATGTTGTCCCCGAGGGAGGAATCCTGCAGATCGGCCAAGAAAAGAACGGCTGCTGTGTGGGTGGTGGCTTTGATGAAACATTAGCCTTTTCTGGAAGACTCACAGGCTTCAATATCTGGGATCATGTTCTCAGCAATGAAGAGATAAGGGAGACCGGAGGAGCAGAGTCTTGTCACATCCGGGGAAATGTTGTTGGGTGGGGAGTCACAGAGATTCAGCCACACGGAGGAGCTCAGTATGTTTCATAA